The following proteins come from a genomic window of Salvia hispanica cultivar TCC Black 2014 chromosome 4, UniMelb_Shisp_WGS_1.0, whole genome shotgun sequence:
- the LOC125218408 gene encoding RING-H2 finger protein ATL29, whose amino-acid sequence MSILNSQFSSILGISYGPNLIHVTNLDRSSKFTSASPRFSHLNNATLSNSPKQKIIPQIQNQFPKNADHHHQKQDRNCIATNRNPISTGAMATGVAEPLPPSTSTAPTYSYPPVIIILTIVLLIFFFAGFFSIYFCRCFMQNLLCTWHLRRSTTAAPSGGAAGAAPGGAGLDPSIVESFPTFTYSTVKDYTKERYGVECAICLVEFRSSDVLRLLTACCHVFHRECIDLWLESHKTCPVCRRDLNSPLQSPVKSPRVSVNEEDEGTRQEVDSCSVTIKEEDEEGRNQEEGGEMETEREKFSRSHSTGHSIKRNREGEEKYTLILPEEVKSSIISRHNSSKSWTSFGDFKRNNNKSADNHERVAEAESSGVPAESDHIV is encoded by the exons ATGTCAATTTTGAACTCTCAATTTTCTAGCATTCTAGGAATCTCGTATGGCCCCAATCTGATTCAC gTAACAAATTTAGACAGAAGTAGTAAGTTTACGAGTGCCTCTCCTCGTTTCTCTCATCTCAACAATGCCACACTCTCTAACTCTCCCAAACAAAAAATCATTCCCCAAATCCAAAACCAATTCCCTAAAAATGcagatcatcatcatcaaaaacAAGACCGCAATTGTATAGCCACAAATCGGAATCCCATCTCCACCGGGGCAATGGCAACAGGCGTGGCCGAACCCTTGCCGCCGTCGACCTCCACCGCACCGACCTACTCCTACCCTCCCGTCATCATCATCCTCACCATCGTCCtcctcatcttcttcttcgcgGGATTCTTCTCCATCTACTTCTGCCGCTGCTTCATGCAGAACCTCCTCTGCACGTGGCACCTCCGCCGCAGCACCACGGCGGCCCCCTCGGGCGGGGCTGCAGGCGCCGCCCCGGGGGGCGCCGGGCTGGACCCGTCGATCGTGGAGTCGTTCCCGACGTTCACGTACTCGACGGTGAAGGACTACACGAAGGAGAGGTACGGCGTGGAGTGCGCCATCTGCCTGGTGGAATTCCGGAGCAGCGACGTCCTCCGCCTCCTCACCGCCTGCTGCCACGTGTTCCACCGTGAGTGCATCGACCTTTGGCTCGAGTCGCACAAGACGTGCCCGGTATGCCGCCGGGACCTCAACTCGCCGCTGCAGTCACCGGTCAAGTCGCCGAGGGTGTCGGTCAACGAGGAGGACGAGGGGACCCGCCAAGAAGTAGACAGCTGCAGCGTCACCATcaaagaagaagacgaggagGGGAGGAATCAGGAGGAGGGCGGTGAGATGGAGACGGAGAGGGAGAAGTTCTCGAGATCGCACTCGACGGGACACTCGATAAAGAGGAATAGGGAAGGGGAGGAGAAGTATACGCTGATATTGCCGGAGGAGGTGAAGTCGAGCATCATAAGTAGGCATAACTCGAGCAAGAGTTGGACGAGTTTCGGTGATTTTAAacgtaataataataagagtGCTGACAATCACGAGAGAGTAGCCGAGGCCGAGTCTTCTGGGGTGCCTGCTGAATCAGACCACATAGTATAG